A window from Candidatus Nitrospira neomarina encodes these proteins:
- the rpmJ gene encoding 50S ribosomal protein L36 → MKVKSSVKPICVKCKVIRRKGVVRVLCTNPKHKQRQG, encoded by the coding sequence GTGAAAGTCAAATCATCAGTAAAACCTATTTGTGTTAAATGTAAGGTCATTCGCCGCAAAGGCGTTGTAAGGGTGCTCTGCACAAACCCCAAACACAAGCAGCGACAAGGCTGA
- the lptC gene encoding LPS export ABC transporter periplasmic protein LptC, which translates to MAWTLCYSFLWVFYPKGGLSTEHVFMQFYGTRTILTLLVLGMAVFIGYRVVDHMQTRSQETTSVTLEEQQGADAWIHGFTYRQTRSGSTKWVVNADQAKVFDKEHVAKLETVQVRLFDSAFQKEQLRITSEEGVMNTSNNDFELVSKNEKTVITFESGFQVFSDKLTWNEQARQIYTTDPVTIKGDGLIITGTGLEGDVDKNEFHLLKNVRAEVVSP; encoded by the coding sequence TTGGCCTGGACCCTGTGCTATTCTTTTTTATGGGTTTTTTACCCTAAGGGTGGTCTTTCGACCGAGCACGTATTCATGCAATTTTATGGTACGAGGACCATTTTAACTCTGCTTGTTTTAGGTATGGCCGTATTTATTGGATATCGTGTGGTGGATCACATGCAAACGCGAAGCCAAGAAACCACTTCTGTAACTTTAGAGGAGCAGCAAGGCGCGGATGCATGGATTCATGGGTTTACTTACCGCCAAACTCGATCTGGATCCACAAAATGGGTTGTAAATGCGGACCAGGCAAAGGTGTTTGACAAAGAACATGTCGCTAAGTTGGAGACGGTTCAGGTGCGGCTTTTCGATAGTGCATTTCAGAAAGAACAATTGCGGATCACCTCTGAAGAAGGTGTCATGAATACTTCCAATAATGACTTTGAGCTAGTGAGTAAAAACGAGAAAACCGTAATCACCTTTGAGTCTGGTTTTCAAGTATTTTCAGATAAATTGACCTGGAACGAACAAGCACGACAGATTTATACCACGGACCCAGTGACAATTAAGGGAGATGGGTTAATCATTACTGGAACAGGATTAGAGGGAGACGTGGATAAGAATGAATTTCATTTGCTCAAAAATGTTCGTGCTGAGGTGGTGTCGCCATAA
- the map gene encoding type I methionyl aminopeptidase, which translates to MIIIKTAEEIELIARAGKIVTQCHQLLVQEVKPGITTLELDRLTEECILDLGGIPAFKGYRNYPNSLCASINEEVVHGIPSKRELKDGDIIGLDVGAIVEGFYGDGAVTVSVGAVPENTQSLVAVTQEALHKGIEQAVVGNRLSDISFAIQTHVERHGYSVVRDFVGHGIGRQLHEEPQVPNYGRPGQGPRLKPGMALAIEPMVNLGGSAVKVLKDGWTAVTCDRSLSAHFEHTITIEANGPPRILTGWS; encoded by the coding sequence ATGATCATCATAAAAACGGCTGAGGAAATTGAACTCATTGCTCGTGCCGGTAAAATTGTTACCCAATGTCATCAATTGCTGGTTCAGGAAGTAAAGCCCGGTATAACGACACTGGAATTAGATAGACTTACAGAGGAATGTATTCTAGATTTGGGCGGAATTCCAGCATTTAAAGGGTATAGGAACTATCCCAATAGCCTCTGTGCATCCATTAATGAAGAAGTAGTGCATGGAATACCCTCAAAGCGTGAATTGAAGGACGGAGACATTATTGGATTGGATGTGGGCGCCATTGTGGAAGGGTTTTACGGAGATGGAGCTGTGACGGTATCAGTTGGGGCGGTGCCTGAGAATACTCAATCATTGGTTGCGGTCACTCAAGAAGCCTTACATAAAGGAATTGAACAGGCTGTTGTGGGTAATCGCCTTTCGGACATATCATTTGCAATTCAAACGCATGTAGAAAGGCATGGGTATTCGGTTGTCCGTGATTTTGTGGGTCATGGTATTGGGCGTCAGTTGCACGAAGAACCGCAAGTTCCAAATTATGGGAGACCCGGACAGGGGCCACGTTTAAAGCCTGGGATGGCCCTTGCTATAGAACCAATGGTAAACCTAGGAGGATCTGCAGTCAAAGTCCTTAAAGACGGATGGACGGCAGTGACTTGCGATAGATCACTCTCTGCTCACTTTGAGCATACCATCACAATCGAAGCGAATGGTCCACCTCGCATTTTAACAGGATGGTCCTAG
- the rplO gene encoding 50S ribosomal protein L15: MKLHDLHPSPGSKTKKKRLGRGPGSGLGKTAGKGHKGLLARSGRANQAGFEGGQMPLARRLPKRGFTNIFRIQYSVVNLKDLVSQENTTNFNPTVFKEIGLTKGRNLLVKILGTGEIDRPIVVEAHKFSDTARQKIENAGGQVKVIGRA, from the coding sequence ATGAAACTACATGATTTACATCCGTCTCCTGGGTCAAAAACCAAGAAAAAACGCCTTGGCCGTGGGCCTGGTTCCGGGTTAGGGAAGACAGCCGGGAAGGGGCATAAAGGGTTATTGGCCCGTTCCGGTCGAGCTAATCAAGCTGGTTTTGAAGGTGGACAAATGCCACTTGCCCGCAGATTGCCCAAACGTGGGTTTACAAATATTTTTCGGATACAATATTCGGTGGTAAACCTTAAGGATCTAGTTTCGCAGGAAAATACCACCAATTTTAACCCAACAGTTTTTAAGGAAATCGGTTTAACAAAAGGGCGGAACCTCCTTGTCAAAATACTTGGTACTGGGGAAATTGATCGACCGATTGTTGTTGAAGCGCATAAATTCAGTGATACTGCCAGACAGAAAATTGAGAATGCCGGTGGGCAAGTAAAGGTGATCGGCCGTGCTTGA
- a CDS encoding DNA-directed RNA polymerase subunit alpha translates to MINSMKDFQIPTKLELEKDSASPTYGKFTAEPFERGFGTTMGNSLRRVLLSSLPGAAVTSVKIEGVYHEFSTIPGVTEDVTILILNIKALRLRLHSDKAKAIRLKKKGPGEVLAADLSVDPDVVILNPDFHIATLDKDGMLDIELIVKPGRGYVPAERNKEEGLPIGVIPVDSVFSPIKRVNFSVESARVGRITDYDKLILEVWTDGSISPQEAVTSAAGILRDHLDICLPSEERGEPAQEEGGDESKMLINQHLFRSVNELELSVRAANCLKNANIKSIGDLVQKSENEMLKTKNFGKKSLNEIKEVLAEMGLALGTKVSEVTESHI, encoded by the coding sequence ATGATAAATAGCATGAAGGATTTCCAAATACCAACGAAGCTGGAATTGGAAAAGGACAGTGCTTCACCTACTTATGGCAAGTTTACAGCTGAGCCATTTGAACGAGGCTTTGGAACCACCATGGGGAATTCCCTCAGGCGGGTTTTACTTTCTTCGCTTCCTGGGGCGGCTGTCACCTCCGTAAAAATTGAGGGAGTATATCATGAGTTTTCGACCATACCAGGTGTGACCGAGGACGTAACGATCCTCATTTTAAACATTAAAGCATTGCGGTTGCGTTTACATTCTGATAAGGCGAAGGCTATCCGATTGAAAAAGAAGGGGCCTGGCGAAGTGTTAGCCGCCGATTTGTCTGTAGACCCGGACGTGGTAATCCTGAATCCAGATTTTCATATTGCTACTTTAGATAAAGATGGAATGTTAGATATTGAACTTATTGTGAAGCCAGGGCGTGGATATGTCCCCGCAGAACGAAACAAAGAAGAGGGATTGCCAATAGGAGTCATTCCGGTAGACTCAGTCTTTTCTCCCATTAAACGCGTTAATTTCAGTGTGGAAAGTGCTCGGGTAGGTCGGATTACGGATTATGATAAACTGATTTTGGAAGTGTGGACTGACGGAAGCATATCTCCACAGGAAGCTGTTACTTCAGCAGCAGGAATTCTTCGCGACCATTTGGATATTTGCCTCCCATCTGAGGAGAGGGGTGAGCCGGCTCAAGAAGAGGGCGGAGATGAGAGCAAGATGTTGATTAATCAACATCTGTTTCGAAGTGTGAATGAATTGGAACTTTCGGTTCGCGCTGCAAATTGCCTAAAAAATGCTAACATTAAATCTATAGGTGATTTAGTTCAAAAAAGCGAAAATGAAATGTTGAAGACCAAAAACTTTGGTAAAAAATCCTTAAATGAAATTAAAGAGGTTCTAGCGGAAATGGGGTTGGCCTTAGGAACCAAAGTGAGCGAAGTTACAGAATCCCATATCTAA
- the secY gene encoding preprotein translocase subunit SecY produces the protein MLERLITSLQNIFKIPELRSRVIFTLSMLAVYRIGAHVPTPGINNEELFKFLTERGGALMGFLDIFSGGALSRLTIFALGIMPYISASIILQLLTVVVPHLSKLAKEGERGRKTIIQYTRYGTILIALIQGFGIALGLEGMNDGAFVLDPGWPFRLMTVITLVAGTAFLMWLGEQITERGVGNGISLIIFSGIVASLPSAVVQTFDLYQVGQISLLLLLVLGVVMLAVMGAIVFLESGRRKIAVQYAKRIVGRRVYGGQNTHIPLKINTAGVIPPIFASSIIAFPATIASFIQVPWVQSIGSQLAPGSLLYTMLYVGMIIFFCFFYTAVVLNPVDMADNMKKYGGFIPGIRPGQKTADFIYKVLTRITFAGAIYLAIVCVIPELLIYRLNMPFYFGGTSLLIVIGVGLDTAQQIENHMLMRNYEGFLGKGSLKGRSG, from the coding sequence GTGCTTGAGCGGCTTATCACAAGCCTTCAAAATATCTTCAAAATTCCGGAGTTGCGTAGCCGGGTAATATTTACCTTGTCTATGCTTGCAGTTTATCGGATTGGGGCTCATGTCCCCACTCCCGGAATCAATAATGAAGAGCTTTTCAAGTTTCTCACCGAAAGAGGAGGGGCCCTCATGGGCTTCCTTGATATCTTTTCGGGAGGCGCTTTATCAAGGCTTACTATTTTCGCATTGGGCATTATGCCCTATATTAGTGCCTCGATTATATTACAGCTTCTCACGGTAGTTGTTCCGCATCTTTCGAAATTAGCAAAAGAAGGTGAGCGAGGAAGAAAGACTATCATTCAATACACCAGGTATGGAACGATCCTAATTGCCTTGATCCAAGGATTTGGTATTGCTCTCGGCTTGGAAGGAATGAATGATGGAGCATTTGTTCTTGACCCTGGCTGGCCTTTTCGGTTGATGACAGTGATTACGTTGGTAGCTGGTACGGCCTTTCTGATGTGGTTAGGAGAGCAAATAACTGAACGGGGTGTTGGAAATGGTATTTCTCTTATAATTTTCTCCGGCATAGTTGCCAGTCTTCCAAGTGCAGTTGTTCAAACCTTTGATTTATATCAGGTTGGTCAAATCAGTCTACTTTTACTATTAGTCCTTGGTGTCGTTATGCTGGCAGTTATGGGGGCTATTGTTTTTTTAGAAAGTGGACGAAGAAAAATCGCGGTGCAATATGCCAAGCGAATTGTGGGGAGGCGGGTATATGGGGGACAAAATACCCATATTCCTTTGAAAATCAATACGGCTGGTGTAATTCCGCCAATTTTTGCCTCTTCAATTATTGCGTTTCCGGCCACAATTGCCAGTTTTATACAAGTACCGTGGGTTCAAAGCATCGGGTCCCAACTAGCTCCAGGATCCTTACTTTATACAATGTTATATGTTGGAATGATTATCTTTTTCTGTTTCTTCTACACAGCTGTGGTGCTAAATCCTGTTGATATGGCTGACAACATGAAGAAATATGGTGGATTTATCCCAGGGATACGACCTGGGCAAAAGACTGCAGACTTTATTTATAAGGTTTTAACCAGAATTACATTTGCTGGAGCTATTTATTTAGCCATCGTATGCGTTATTCCAGAATTATTGATTTACCGACTTAATATGCCTTTTTATTTTGGGGGTACCTCACTTTTAATTGTCATCGGGGTGGGGTTGGATACGGCCCAACAAATAGAAAATCATATGCTCATGCGGAATTATGAAGGTTTTCTTGGAAAAGGGTCCTTAAAAGGGAGAAGTGGGTAA
- the rplF gene encoding 50S ribosomal protein L6 encodes MSRIGRKPIAIPKGVEVQVIDGNVLVKGPLGQLQWGLSPGIEASIEKEVVSLSRTDDSAKLKALHGLTRAELANQFKGVKEGFQENLEVMGVGYRAQIQGSELSFSVGYAHPVSIKLPKGVEASVDKQTSISLKGIDKRIVSLVAAQIRSMKVPDVYKQKGIKYVGEILRKKAGKAGKK; translated from the coding sequence ATGTCGAGGATTGGACGAAAGCCGATAGCAATTCCCAAGGGCGTCGAAGTGCAGGTCATTGATGGGAACGTTTTAGTGAAGGGGCCGCTGGGCCAACTCCAGTGGGGTCTGAGCCCGGGAATAGAAGCCAGTATAGAGAAGGAAGTAGTTTCGTTGTCCAGAACCGACGATTCAGCAAAACTAAAGGCGCTACATGGGCTAACAAGGGCGGAGCTTGCTAATCAGTTCAAGGGAGTCAAAGAGGGTTTCCAGGAAAACCTTGAGGTGATGGGGGTTGGATACCGAGCGCAAATTCAAGGAAGTGAATTAAGTTTCTCTGTCGGATATGCTCATCCGGTGTCAATAAAATTGCCAAAAGGAGTCGAGGCGTCTGTTGACAAGCAAACATCAATTTCTCTTAAGGGCATTGATAAACGAATCGTCAGCTTGGTGGCAGCTCAAATTAGAAGTATGAAGGTTCCGGATGTGTACAAGCAAAAAGGTATAAAGTATGTTGGTGAAATCCTTCGCAAAAAAGCTGGCAAAGCCGGCAAAAAGTAG
- the rpsE gene encoding 30S ribosomal protein S5, with translation MRVNVEELNLKDKPVVINRVAKVVKGGKRFSFSALVVVGDGDGWVGVGKGKATEVPSAIAKAVAHAKKNLIRIPLKANTIPHEVHGYFGGEHIVLKPAKQGTGIIAGGAVRSLLEVAGAQNIVAKTLGRGNPFNAVRATIEGLSQLRDPYEVREMRRTAVGMED, from the coding sequence GTGAGGGTTAATGTTGAAGAGCTCAATTTAAAAGATAAGCCGGTGGTGATTAACCGTGTGGCCAAAGTGGTGAAAGGGGGGAAACGGTTTTCCTTTTCAGCCTTGGTTGTTGTGGGCGATGGCGATGGTTGGGTTGGTGTAGGAAAAGGTAAAGCGACCGAAGTTCCATCTGCCATAGCTAAGGCCGTGGCTCACGCAAAAAAAAATCTAATCAGGATTCCCCTTAAAGCTAATACTATTCCCCATGAGGTGCATGGATATTTTGGTGGAGAGCATATCGTCTTGAAACCAGCAAAACAAGGTACGGGTATCATCGCTGGAGGAGCGGTACGTTCGTTACTGGAGGTGGCTGGTGCTCAGAATATCGTTGCGAAAACCCTAGGTCGTGGGAATCCGTTTAATGCCGTGAGGGCAACTATTGAAGGTTTGAGCCAACTGCGTGATCCCTATGAAGTAAGAGAGATGCGTCGAACGGCCGTCGGGATGGAAGATTAA
- a CDS encoding LptA/OstA family protein, giving the protein MVLGPIIGRAEGPKTSTVITSNTMTASSEKNQAIFKGSVKMVQGELVVHSDVMIVYFKEKVASDLSSSTPSGAKSESGKEISYIEAKGKVRIEKGESRATSQHALYYKAEEKVILTGSPVAWQAGTRISGPKMTMFLKENRSVVEGGTQVIIEESEQN; this is encoded by the coding sequence TTGGTTCTTGGTCCCATCATAGGAAGAGCAGAAGGGCCGAAAACCTCTACGGTCATTACTTCCAATACGATGACGGCCAGTAGCGAAAAAAACCAAGCGATTTTTAAGGGATCGGTCAAAATGGTTCAAGGCGAACTGGTAGTACATTCTGATGTGATGATCGTGTATTTTAAGGAAAAGGTAGCCTCAGATCTCTCTTCGTCCACACCTTCAGGAGCCAAATCAGAATCGGGGAAAGAAATTAGTTATATTGAAGCAAAGGGTAAGGTTAGAATTGAAAAAGGGGAAAGTCGGGCTACTAGTCAACATGCTTTGTATTACAAAGCAGAGGAAAAGGTTATTTTGACCGGATCTCCAGTGGCCTGGCAGGCCGGGACTAGAATTAGTGGTCCAAAGATGACTATGTTTTTAAAAGAAAACAGGAGCGTGGTGGAAGGTGGAACTCAAGTGATTATTGAAGAATCAGAGCAAAATTGA
- the rpsD gene encoding 30S ribosomal protein S4, with translation MAKYTGPVCRLCRREGVKLFLKGTRCMTEKCAIERRSYPPGQHGQSRRGRATEYGTQLREKQKLRRVYGMQERQFLNTYHRAVRRKGITGEHLLSLLERRLDNVVYRLGFASSRGQARQLVNHGHVMLNGRKVTIASVTVNIGDIIEIKEKSRQLVPVQAALEITSGRGVPNWLEMERNILKGTVQAIPTKQDIDVLVNEQIVVELYSR, from the coding sequence ATGGCCAAATATACTGGTCCTGTATGTCGGTTATGTCGGCGTGAAGGGGTAAAGCTATTTTTAAAAGGGACCAGGTGTATGACTGAAAAATGCGCAATTGAGCGTCGAAGTTATCCACCTGGACAGCATGGGCAATCGCGCCGAGGGCGTGCGACGGAATACGGCACGCAGCTTAGGGAAAAACAAAAGCTTCGACGTGTGTATGGTATGCAGGAACGTCAATTCCTCAATACCTACCACCGAGCAGTTCGCCGGAAAGGCATTACGGGCGAACATTTGTTGAGTCTCCTTGAACGCAGGCTTGATAACGTTGTCTATCGCCTAGGTTTTGCTTCATCACGCGGCCAAGCGAGACAATTGGTCAATCACGGCCATGTGATGTTGAATGGCCGAAAAGTCACGATTGCTTCGGTAACTGTGAACATTGGGGATATTATCGAAATTAAGGAAAAGAGTCGTCAGCTTGTACCGGTCCAAGCCGCTCTAGAAATTACTAGTGGCCGGGGAGTGCCGAATTGGTTAGAGATGGAGCGAAATATATTGAAGGGTACCGTCCAAGCCATTCCCACTAAGCAGGACATTGATGTATTGGTCAATGAACAAATTGTAGTGGAGCTGTACTCACGGTAA
- the rpsH gene encoding 30S ribosomal protein S8, with the protein MSMTDPLADLFVRIQNAGSRGHDLVKIPSSRVKKDILRIFKEEGFIRDYKAATGANGHPVIEVSLRYAPGRQKKSFITGIKRISKPGCRVYAGKEDLPRVMRGLGMAILTTDRGLLTDEQCRSSQVGGEVLCHVW; encoded by the coding sequence ATGTCGATGACTGATCCTCTCGCAGATTTATTCGTGCGAATCCAAAATGCGGGAAGCCGTGGCCACGATTTGGTTAAAATCCCATCTTCTCGGGTTAAAAAAGATATCCTGCGAATTTTCAAGGAAGAGGGATTCATCCGTGACTATAAAGCGGCTACGGGTGCCAATGGGCACCCAGTTATTGAAGTTTCTCTTCGATATGCTCCTGGTCGCCAAAAAAAATCATTCATAACCGGGATAAAACGGATCAGTAAGCCGGGGTGTAGAGTATATGCGGGAAAGGAAGATCTTCCACGAGTGATGCGGGGATTGGGAATGGCTATTCTAACCACTGATCGTGGATTATTAACTGATGAACAATGCAGAAGTTCCCAGGTTGGCGGTGAAGTTTTATGCCATGTGTGGTGA
- a CDS encoding adenylate kinase has translation MRVVFLGPPGVGKGTQADFIAKKFCIQKLSTGDLLRESVERHTKLGIEAKLFMDRGELVPDDVVIGLVEEKLSSPECRNGFLLDGFPRTVAQANKLSSFLQKNEEAIDRVVYFSLPQADIIERISGRRSCPKCKAVYHLKSIPPKKEGVCNVCEIPLIQRNDDKSETIQSRLVVYQKQTEPLIQYYKERGILSELDGSGSVSEVRERLVALLTQPG, from the coding sequence ATGAGGGTTGTTTTTTTAGGCCCTCCTGGAGTTGGAAAAGGGACTCAGGCAGATTTTATTGCCAAAAAGTTCTGTATTCAAAAACTTTCAACAGGAGATTTGCTGAGAGAGAGCGTTGAAAGGCATACCAAACTTGGAATTGAAGCAAAACTTTTCATGGATCGTGGTGAATTAGTTCCTGATGATGTCGTGATTGGGTTAGTTGAAGAAAAATTAAGTTCTCCTGAATGTCGAAATGGGTTTCTGTTAGATGGATTTCCTCGAACGGTAGCCCAAGCCAATAAGTTGTCTTCGTTTTTGCAAAAGAATGAGGAGGCCATTGATCGGGTGGTATATTTTTCCCTTCCCCAGGCGGATATAATTGAACGAATAAGCGGGAGACGAAGTTGCCCCAAATGTAAGGCCGTATATCATCTGAAGTCCATCCCACCAAAAAAAGAGGGGGTGTGCAATGTATGTGAAATACCCCTTATTCAGCGAAATGATGATAAGTCGGAAACCATACAATCCCGATTGGTGGTATATCAAAAACAAACAGAGCCCTTAATCCAATATTATAAGGAAAGGGGAATTCTTTCCGAATTGGATGGATCAGGGTCAGTCTCTGAAGTTCGGGAGCGATTGGTAGCTCTCCTAACGCAACCCGGATAG
- the rpsM gene encoding 30S ribosomal protein S13 has product MARIAGVELPVGKRIDVGLTYIFGIGPASSRDILRKTGVAPETRVKDLHEDEVVRLRETIDKEYDVEGDLRKEVTMSIKRLMDIGTYRGLRHRKGLPVRGQRTKTNSRTRKGRRGAIGGKVRK; this is encoded by the coding sequence ATGGCTCGAATTGCAGGCGTAGAGTTGCCGGTAGGAAAACGGATTGACGTTGGATTAACCTATATTTTTGGGATTGGTCCGGCCAGTTCGCGAGATATATTACGAAAGACAGGAGTGGCTCCTGAAACAAGGGTAAAGGACCTGCATGAAGATGAGGTCGTCCGTTTACGTGAGACAATTGATAAGGAGTATGACGTAGAGGGTGACCTAAGGAAAGAGGTCACGATGAGTATTAAGCGTTTGATGGATATTGGCACTTATCGAGGGTTACGACATCGGAAGGGTTTACCGGTGAGAGGCCAAAGGACGAAAACAAATTCACGAACGAGAAAAGGACGACGTGGAGCGATTGGCGGAAAAGTCAGGAAATAA
- the rplE gene encoding 50S ribosomal protein L5 produces MKSKSVTKQAAKEKEKAVGSSAVKPKDYIPRIKAMYHEQVIPAMMKEFGYKNPMQVPRVERIVLNIGMGEAVQNVKLLESAAAELEQITGQKPVLTRSKKAIAGFKLREGIPIGAKVTLRGARMHEFLDRLVSVALPRIRDFRGISPKAFDGRGNYTLGLKEQLAFPEIKYDDVASIHGMDITFVTTAQRNDEAKSLLAHLGMPFRKP; encoded by the coding sequence ATGAAATCAAAATCTGTAACCAAACAAGCAGCCAAAGAAAAGGAAAAGGCCGTCGGTTCCTCTGCGGTTAAACCGAAGGATTATATTCCACGGATTAAGGCAATGTACCATGAACAGGTTATCCCTGCCATGATGAAGGAATTTGGGTATAAAAACCCAATGCAGGTGCCTCGAGTGGAAAGGATCGTCTTAAATATTGGTATGGGGGAAGCCGTTCAAAATGTAAAATTATTGGAAAGTGCCGCGGCCGAACTTGAACAAATAACCGGGCAAAAGCCTGTCTTGACTCGATCAAAAAAAGCCATCGCGGGATTCAAATTGCGTGAAGGAATTCCGATAGGAGCGAAGGTTACCTTAAGGGGCGCAAGGATGCATGAGTTTTTGGACCGGTTGGTATCAGTGGCTTTACCCAGAATTCGTGATTTCCGTGGGATCTCGCCAAAAGCTTTCGATGGACGAGGGAACTATACGCTCGGCTTAAAAGAACAGCTGGCGTTTCCTGAAATAAAATATGATGATGTTGCATCAATCCATGGGATGGATATTACGTTTGTTACTACCGCTCAACGGAATGATGAAGCCAAATCTTTATTGGCCCACTTAGGAATGCCTTTTCGGAAACCCTAA
- a CDS encoding type Z 30S ribosomal protein S14, producing MSRLALKNKAKRKPKFACRHYNRCPLCGRVRGFLRRFLMCRICFRFLSLRGDIPGVTKSSW from the coding sequence GTGTCAAGGTTAGCACTAAAAAATAAGGCAAAACGAAAGCCAAAATTTGCATGCCGCCACTATAATCGTTGTCCGCTTTGTGGGCGCGTGAGAGGATTTTTGCGTCGCTTCCTTATGTGTCGAATATGTTTTCGTTTCCTGAGTTTGCGTGGTGATATCCCCGGCGTAACCAAATCCAGTTGGTAG
- the rpsK gene encoding 30S ribosomal protein S11 translates to MSVKKGKKKERKVLQVGIVHIMASFNNTIVTITDMTGGAVTWASAGSQGFKGSRKSTPFAATRAGEVAAKKAMEFGLRQVDVYVNGPGSGREAAVRALQSAGLRVNLIRDVTPIPHNGCRPPKRRRV, encoded by the coding sequence ATGAGTGTTAAAAAGGGAAAAAAGAAGGAAAGAAAAGTTTTACAGGTTGGGATCGTGCATATCATGGCCTCTTTCAATAATACTATCGTGACGATCACGGATATGACCGGTGGAGCTGTAACCTGGGCAAGTGCAGGTAGCCAGGGATTTAAGGGATCCAGAAAGAGTACGCCTTTTGCCGCTACGCGTGCCGGTGAAGTGGCTGCAAAAAAAGCCATGGAGTTTGGCCTTCGACAAGTGGATGTCTATGTGAATGGCCCTGGATCTGGACGAGAAGCCGCAGTGAGGGCACTTCAGTCCGCTGGCTTGCGGGTCAATCTTATTCGTGATGTGACACCGATACCTCATAATGGGTGTCGGCCTCCAAAACGAAGACGGGTCTAA
- the rpmD gene encoding 50S ribosomal protein L30, whose product MVTPANLSITLKRSTIGHPDKMRVVLLGLGLRKIGQTVSRPDTEQVRGLIYKVRHLIEVAVS is encoded by the coding sequence ATGGTAACACCAGCTAATCTCTCAATCACATTAAAGCGGAGCACAATAGGCCATCCAGATAAGATGCGTGTGGTTTTATTGGGGCTCGGACTTAGGAAAATAGGACAGACTGTCAGTCGTCCTGATACAGAACAGGTACGTGGATTAATTTATAAGGTCAGGCATCTTATTGAGGTTGCTGTTTCATGA
- the infA gene encoding translation initiation factor IF-1, producing the protein MGKEDIIEVQGSVTETLPNAMFRVQLENGHKILAHISGKMRMHFIRILPGDKVTVELSPYDLTRGRITYRFK; encoded by the coding sequence ATGGGGAAAGAAGATATTATTGAAGTACAAGGGTCGGTTACTGAAACTTTGCCGAATGCGATGTTTCGGGTTCAGTTGGAAAATGGGCATAAAATTTTAGCTCATATTTCTGGAAAGATGCGAATGCATTTTATAAGAATTTTGCCAGGAGATAAGGTGACAGTGGAACTATCTCCATATGACCTGACTCGTGGACGGATTACCTATCGGTTTAAATAG
- the rplR gene encoding 50S ribosomal protein L18 — translation MEKQKRLHKRSRRVRLRIVGLSSRPRLSVFRSNSHIYAQIIDDADGRTLVSASSCDPGLKDKIKSGGNIEAAKMVGQAIAERAKAIPIELVVFDRGGRLYHGRVKALADAARSGGLKF, via the coding sequence CTGGAAAAACAAAAAAGGTTGCATAAGCGGAGTCGGCGGGTGCGGTTGCGTATTGTAGGTTTATCTTCTCGTCCACGATTAAGTGTGTTTAGAAGTAATTCTCATATTTATGCCCAAATTATCGATGATGCGGATGGACGTACCTTGGTTTCGGCGTCATCCTGTGACCCTGGCTTAAAGGATAAAATAAAATCAGGTGGAAATATTGAAGCAGCCAAGATGGTGGGACAGGCAATTGCTGAACGGGCAAAGGCCATACCAATTGAACTAGTGGTATTTGATCGGGGTGGCAGATTGTATCATGGCCGGGTCAAGGCGTTAGCCGATGCTGCTCGTTCAGGTGGGTTAAAATTTTAA